The following proteins are encoded in a genomic region of Nitrospira sp.:
- a CDS encoding glycine zipper family protein: MNRWAVSFVGALCVATSACSSAKPVLYPNPHLQSVGKEVAEQDIDACRQLAESAGAEEASGKGSRVATGTVVGAGVGAASGAVGGAISGAAGKGSIIGAASGAVWGLLTGVFYVFAGSPQPNQAYTNFVNRCLQEKGYEVTGWQ, from the coding sequence ATGAACAGATGGGCGGTGTCTTTCGTTGGTGCGCTCTGTGTGGCGACGTCGGCTTGTTCGAGCGCGAAGCCGGTCTTGTATCCCAATCCGCATTTGCAGTCGGTCGGCAAGGAGGTGGCGGAACAGGACATCGATGCATGCAGACAACTGGCGGAGTCTGCCGGCGCGGAAGAAGCGAGCGGGAAGGGAAGCCGCGTGGCGACGGGTACGGTGGTTGGAGCGGGCGTGGGGGCTGCGAGTGGCGCCGTCGGCGGCGCCATTTCCGGTGCGGCCGGGAAGGGATCGATTATTGGCGCGGCGAGCGGAGCGGTCTGGGGACTTCTCACGGGGGTCTTTTACGTGTTCGCCGGTTCTCCACAGCCGAATCAGGCCTACACGAATTTCGTCAATCGGTGCCTTCAGGAAAAGGGCTACGAGGTGACGGGGTGGCAGTGA
- a CDS encoding DUF167 family protein, with protein MTHPIVQDTKGGAIITIQVQPKASKSECVGLHGDALKIRVAAPPIDGRANEALLALLAKQLNVPPSALVIHAGAGGRHKRVLCTTLKAADVLARLGLIAGKGSVAS; from the coding sequence ATGACTCATCCGATCGTGCAGGATACCAAGGGCGGCGCGATCATCACGATTCAGGTCCAACCGAAGGCGTCGAAGTCCGAGTGTGTCGGTCTGCATGGTGATGCCCTCAAGATTCGTGTCGCGGCGCCCCCGATTGATGGCAGGGCGAACGAGGCCTTGCTTGCGCTCCTCGCAAAGCAGCTCAATGTGCCGCCGTCCGCGCTGGTGATTCATGCCGGGGCCGGAGGGCGGCACAAACGGGTGCTGTGCACAACGCTGAAGGCGGCGGATGTGCTGGCGCGATTGGGCCTGATCGCAGGGAAAGGATCCGTGGCCTCATGA
- a CDS encoding ferredoxin-thioredoxin reductase catalytic domain-containing protein: MAEPKQESLEKMWKYVKGFAEKSGTAMHPTPAVTEAVVKGLAMHIDELGKPLCPCNFYKDKQAEAKLRRWMCACDEMQIYKYCHCLLFVREDGMPITEYLPEGHEGRDIYGLITDPTPDKGRALKHKAVAAPAPPDEPAPASK, encoded by the coding sequence ATGGCCGAGCCCAAGCAAGAGAGCCTCGAGAAGATGTGGAAATACGTCAAGGGGTTTGCCGAAAAGAGCGGCACCGCGATGCATCCCACTCCTGCCGTCACCGAAGCCGTCGTGAAAGGGCTGGCGATGCATATCGATGAGCTGGGGAAGCCCCTCTGCCCCTGTAATTTTTACAAGGACAAGCAGGCCGAAGCCAAACTCCGCCGATGGATGTGCGCCTGCGATGAAATGCAGATCTATAAATACTGCCACTGCCTCCTGTTTGTGCGGGAAGACGGCATGCCGATTACCGAATATCTCCCAGAAGGCCATGAGGGACGGGACATCTACGGGCTCATCACCGATCCGACCCCCGACAAAGGCCGCGCCTTGAAACATAAGGCTGTCGCAGCACCTGCGCCTCCCGACGAACCCGCGCCTGCGTCCAAATGA
- a CDS encoding urate hydroxylase PuuD has product MKFLEDPMQTIGAGFALAVVLIGVFLGMSGVGAGEVDWIGIIMRWVHFLAGITWIGILYFFNLINAGFLKSLDGPTKNIVIPKLMPAALNWFRHGASVTVLAGIGLYGYMYAKGGTGAIALGIGGLLGLIMMANVHAIIWPNQKKIIAAVTAAAQGTPPPAEMAQWGRTALLASRVNFMLSIPMLFFMGAGSHLK; this is encoded by the coding sequence ATGAAATTTCTTGAAGATCCGATGCAGACGATCGGTGCGGGATTCGCGCTGGCCGTCGTTTTGATAGGGGTGTTTCTCGGTATGTCCGGGGTCGGCGCAGGTGAAGTCGATTGGATCGGGATAATTATGCGCTGGGTGCACTTCCTCGCGGGCATCACCTGGATCGGGATCTTGTATTTCTTTAACCTGATCAACGCCGGGTTCCTTAAGAGCCTCGATGGCCCCACGAAAAATATCGTGATTCCGAAGCTCATGCCGGCGGCGCTCAACTGGTTCCGCCATGGGGCATCGGTCACCGTGCTGGCGGGCATCGGGCTGTACGGGTATATGTACGCCAAAGGCGGCACCGGCGCCATTGCGCTGGGAATCGGCGGACTGCTGGGTCTCATTATGATGGCCAATGTCCATGCGATCATCTGGCCGAACCAGAAAAAAATCATCGCAGCCGTGACGGCAGCGGCGCAGGGGACCCCGCCGCCGGCTGAAATGGCGCAATGGGGGAGGACGGCCCTCCTCGCATCCCGGGTGAACTTCATGTTGTCGATTCCCATGCTGTTTTTCATGGGGGCCGGCAGCCATCTCAAGTAG
- a CDS encoding CbbQ/NirQ/NorQ/GpvN family protein: MSQPGRELDIQAFRIDREPFYAEVRGEVGLFTIAAKSKMPVMLKGPTGCGKTRFVQHMAHKLGRPLITVACHEDLTASDLVGRYLLKGQETVWVDGPLTVGVKHGAIVYLDEVVEARKDTTVIIHPLSDDRRVLPIEKKGQIIEAADDFMLVISYNPGYQSVLKDLKQSTKQRFMAIEFDYPSAAIETTVVERESGISREIAEKLVKLGGKVRNLKNHGLEEGVSTRLLIYAGTLIKQGVTPEQACDVAIARPITDDGDMQRSIHELVKAIF, translated from the coding sequence ATGAGTCAGCCAGGACGCGAACTCGATATTCAGGCTTTTCGCATTGACCGGGAACCGTTCTATGCGGAAGTGCGTGGCGAAGTCGGCTTGTTCACGATTGCCGCCAAGAGCAAAATGCCGGTGATGCTGAAGGGGCCGACCGGATGCGGGAAGACCCGATTCGTGCAGCACATGGCGCATAAGTTGGGCCGACCGTTGATTACGGTCGCTTGCCACGAAGACCTTACGGCATCTGATCTGGTCGGGCGCTATTTGTTGAAGGGTCAGGAAACAGTGTGGGTGGATGGCCCGTTGACGGTCGGCGTGAAGCATGGCGCGATTGTGTATCTCGATGAAGTGGTTGAAGCGCGGAAAGACACCACCGTGATCATCCATCCGCTCAGCGATGATAGACGAGTGTTGCCGATCGAGAAAAAGGGCCAGATCATTGAGGCGGCCGATGATTTCATGCTCGTGATTTCCTACAACCCCGGCTACCAGAGCGTGCTGAAGGATTTGAAGCAAAGTACCAAGCAGCGGTTCATGGCGATCGAGTTTGACTATCCCTCCGCGGCCATTGAGACCACCGTGGTCGAGCGAGAATCAGGGATCAGCCGCGAGATTGCCGAGAAACTGGTGAAGCTCGGCGGCAAAGTCCGCAACCTCAAGAACCATGGATTGGAAGAGGGCGTGAGCACCCGGTTGCTGATCTATGCCGGAACGTTGATCAAGCAGGGCGTCACACCCGAGCAGGCTTGCGATGTCGCCATTGCCCGCCCTATTACTGACGACGGGGATATGCAGCGCAGCATTCACGAACTGGTCAAAGCCATTTTCTAG
- a CDS encoding VWA domain-containing protein has protein sequence MADSHATTELINRLSGDLGQASAEQLVAQLSALGGKPEPVAAVLSLLEELTDVSEKVGCAAVEALPELARRAGLAPVLPWLNLGIVLVESSGASALKYFKESPRILGVVDQPAARSVILAVGAELAEQDANVTLEYLRTAPLLLDVIPAEQLPPWLEIGVELTQVDVVVGLEYIRQLAAIAPVLPLSEVRQWVGFGMKLIQPNAIGNPDYLGTLEFLRTSPAILGDLEQPALRPKVLSLGALIAEQSPESAIAWLAEAPALLRTLSSVEWQLKVVQYGGLIAERDAATTLAYLRRAPEIVGMIGASAEAVTRFENWFKAGMEVLAYSIDGARAYFGLESQRALASVEQALSGVPLRQVARTVKLFVQGLCGSDVQIQALPETVTDIPARATVSADGRTIALPALLRKYQSYDENVRLYLVMAAHEAGHIEFGTYRLTLDLLQDVVTAVCDRYGRGPQYPASLAALFRLYPHPRLIQDLWTVLEDARVEAHLQREYPGLQRDLQRVAGEAVTPRDPAHGLTVKELLVDCLLRLSTGESVESAVPRAVQGEVASLWSMCAPVLAPGSSAGDTVRLVHAVYVRMEELLAPKAEMIQGDPVQEVAEEMGVGPTGSEETGDPYRPMTNWVYRGEMNPEFISRDQAPGQKDTDAEGQAPGERVASGGGGSKEQGGQQRSGGERHETMSDVMGGGRALPAVVDELLALPVEERPLEEAGGPGAKRIRYPEWDVTIQDYRVQWCQVVEQPAESGSDEAVEAALSTHRSAVKSLRRFFEGLRPPAFRRTAAQADGEDLDIDALVRRVAEQQAGMEGSDRIYVRHEKKERDVAVAFLVDVSGSTSRQLDSGRRVIDIEKESLVLLCEALEAVGDQYGVYAYSGQGRAQVEFSIVKEFDEPLGRATAHRLGGLVPRQQNRDGAAIRHATAKLRACEARTKLLVLVSDGRPLDGDYKDDYSLEDTKAALREARQAGIDPFCVTIDREADAYVRRMYGDVRFAVIDRVESLPARLPRIYQRLTT, from the coding sequence ATGGCGGATTCTCACGCGACCACAGAGTTGATCAATCGGTTGAGCGGCGACCTGGGGCAGGCCTCGGCTGAGCAGCTGGTCGCTCAATTGAGCGCACTCGGCGGCAAGCCGGAGCCGGTGGCGGCGGTCCTGTCACTCTTGGAGGAACTGACCGATGTGTCTGAAAAGGTCGGATGCGCTGCGGTCGAGGCGCTGCCCGAATTAGCGCGCCGTGCCGGTCTTGCGCCGGTTCTGCCCTGGCTCAATCTTGGGATTGTCCTGGTCGAATCCTCCGGTGCGTCTGCCTTGAAGTATTTTAAGGAAAGCCCGCGCATTCTGGGGGTGGTGGACCAGCCGGCGGCCCGCAGCGTGATTCTCGCGGTCGGGGCCGAACTGGCCGAACAAGATGCCAATGTGACTTTGGAATATCTCCGGACGGCGCCGCTGCTTCTCGACGTGATTCCCGCGGAGCAGTTACCGCCGTGGCTTGAAATCGGGGTGGAGTTGACGCAGGTCGATGTGGTGGTGGGGCTGGAGTATATCCGGCAGCTCGCCGCCATCGCGCCGGTCCTGCCGCTGAGTGAGGTGCGACAGTGGGTCGGGTTCGGGATGAAGCTGATTCAGCCGAATGCGATCGGGAACCCCGACTATCTGGGGACGTTGGAGTTTCTCCGGACCAGCCCTGCGATCCTCGGTGATTTGGAGCAGCCGGCGCTGCGCCCGAAAGTCTTGTCGCTCGGCGCGTTGATCGCGGAACAGTCGCCGGAGTCGGCGATTGCCTGGCTTGCGGAAGCGCCGGCATTACTGCGGACCTTGTCCTCGGTCGAGTGGCAACTCAAAGTGGTGCAGTACGGGGGATTGATTGCTGAACGGGATGCGGCGACGACGCTGGCGTATCTGCGGCGCGCTCCGGAGATCGTGGGCATGATCGGAGCTTCAGCCGAAGCGGTTACGCGATTTGAGAACTGGTTCAAAGCCGGCATGGAAGTGCTCGCCTATAGTATCGATGGCGCTCGGGCGTATTTCGGGTTGGAGTCGCAGCGGGCGCTGGCGTCGGTAGAGCAGGCCTTAAGCGGTGTGCCGTTGCGGCAAGTCGCCAGGACGGTCAAATTATTTGTGCAAGGGCTCTGCGGGTCGGACGTACAGATTCAGGCCCTGCCGGAGACGGTGACGGATATTCCGGCTCGCGCCACGGTCAGTGCCGATGGGAGGACCATCGCGCTTCCAGCGCTGCTCAGGAAATATCAGTCCTACGATGAGAATGTACGGCTCTATCTGGTGATGGCGGCGCATGAGGCGGGGCATATCGAGTTCGGGACCTATCGTCTCACCCTGGACTTGCTTCAGGATGTCGTGACGGCCGTCTGTGACCGGTATGGGCGCGGCCCGCAGTACCCGGCGTCGCTGGCTGCGTTGTTTCGGCTCTATCCGCACCCGCGTTTGATTCAAGATCTGTGGACTGTCCTGGAGGATGCGCGGGTCGAGGCCCATTTGCAGCGGGAATATCCCGGCCTTCAACGGGATCTTCAGCGTGTCGCGGGCGAGGCGGTGACCCCGCGCGATCCGGCGCACGGACTGACGGTGAAGGAACTGCTCGTCGATTGTCTCCTGCGGCTCTCGACTGGCGAATCAGTTGAATCGGCGGTGCCTCGGGCGGTCCAGGGAGAAGTGGCGTCGCTCTGGTCGATGTGCGCTCCGGTGTTGGCGCCGGGGTCGTCCGCGGGGGATACCGTGCGTCTTGTCCATGCGGTGTATGTCCGTATGGAGGAGCTGTTAGCGCCCAAGGCTGAAATGATTCAGGGTGATCCGGTTCAGGAAGTTGCGGAAGAAATGGGCGTGGGGCCGACGGGGTCCGAAGAAACCGGCGATCCCTATCGTCCGATGACCAATTGGGTGTACCGGGGAGAGATGAATCCCGAGTTCATTTCGCGGGATCAGGCGCCGGGGCAAAAGGATACAGATGCCGAGGGGCAGGCTCCCGGCGAACGTGTGGCCAGCGGCGGCGGTGGGTCCAAGGAGCAAGGCGGCCAGCAGCGTTCAGGCGGTGAACGGCACGAGACAATGAGCGACGTGATGGGCGGCGGACGTGCGCTACCCGCGGTTGTGGATGAGCTGCTCGCGTTGCCGGTAGAGGAACGGCCATTGGAAGAGGCCGGCGGTCCTGGGGCGAAACGGATCCGGTATCCGGAATGGGATGTGACGATCCAGGACTATCGTGTGCAGTGGTGTCAGGTAGTGGAGCAGCCGGCTGAATCCGGGTCGGATGAGGCCGTCGAGGCGGCGCTCTCGACGCATCGAAGCGCGGTTAAGTCGCTCCGCCGGTTTTTTGAAGGTCTCCGTCCCCCGGCATTCCGGCGTACGGCGGCGCAGGCCGACGGCGAGGATTTGGATATCGATGCGCTGGTCCGTCGGGTTGCGGAGCAGCAGGCCGGCATGGAAGGCAGCGATCGTATCTACGTCCGGCATGAGAAGAAAGAGCGCGATGTAGCCGTGGCATTTCTTGTGGATGTCAGCGGGTCAACCAGCCGGCAACTCGACAGCGGGCGGCGGGTGATCGACATCGAGAAGGAAAGTCTGGTACTTCTGTGCGAAGCGCTGGAGGCGGTCGGTGACCAGTACGGGGTGTATGCCTATTCCGGACAGGGGCGGGCGCAGGTCGAGTTCTCGATTGTGAAAGAGTTCGACGAGCCCTTGGGGCGGGCAACAGCACATCGGCTGGGCGGTTTGGTGCCGAGGCAGCAGAACCGTGACGGCGCGGCTATCCGCCATGCGACAGCGAAGCTGCGAGCCTGTGAGGCCAGGACGAAATTACTGGTCCTGGTCAGTGACGGCCGTCCTTTGGACGGGGACTACAAAGACGACTATTCGCTCGAGGATACCAAGGCCGCCCTCCGTGAGGCGCGTCAGGCCGGGATCGATCCCTTCTGTGTCACGATCGACCGGGAGGCCGATGCGTATGTTCGGCGTATGTATGGCGATGTACGGTTTGCCGTGATCGACCGGGTGGAGTCTTTGCCGGCCCGGTTACCACGAATTTATCAACGATTGACGACGTAG
- the mdh gene encoding malate dehydrogenase: MGRPKVTVVGAGNVGGTAAQRLAERDRYDVVLVDIVEGVPQGKALDMAQAGPVCGYSTRVIGTNGYEETAGSSVAVITSGIARKPGMSRDELLTTNAKIVQSVVKELIARSPEVILLLVTNPLDAMVHVALKVSKFPKSRVIGMAGVLDSARMRTFIANELNVPGPDVEAMVLGGHGDTMVPLPRYTTVKGKPVSELIPKDRLDAIVKRTREGGAEIVGLLKTGSAFYAPSASAVDMVDAIMQDQKRVLPSAVLCEGEYGLKNVIVGVPVKLGRGGAEQVIEYELTADERAALEASATAVRELCANVDRLMA, from the coding sequence ATGGGGCGACCGAAGGTTACGGTGGTGGGTGCGGGCAATGTGGGTGGGACGGCGGCGCAACGGTTGGCCGAGCGGGATCGTTATGATGTGGTGCTTGTCGACATCGTCGAAGGCGTTCCGCAAGGAAAAGCTTTGGATATGGCACAGGCCGGGCCGGTGTGCGGCTATAGCACCCGCGTGATCGGGACCAACGGCTATGAGGAAACAGCCGGCTCTTCGGTGGCGGTGATCACATCGGGGATCGCGCGGAAGCCTGGCATGAGCCGAGACGAACTGCTGACCACCAACGCCAAGATCGTGCAGTCGGTGGTGAAAGAGCTCATCGCCCGTTCGCCCGAGGTGATTTTGTTGTTGGTGACCAACCCCTTGGACGCGATGGTACATGTGGCCTTGAAGGTCAGCAAGTTCCCCAAGTCCCGGGTGATCGGCATGGCCGGCGTGCTCGATTCGGCGCGCATGCGCACGTTTATCGCGAACGAATTGAATGTGCCGGGACCTGATGTCGAAGCGATGGTGCTGGGCGGGCACGGTGATACGATGGTGCCGCTACCCCGATACACCACGGTCAAAGGCAAGCCCGTGTCGGAGCTCATCCCTAAGGACCGGCTTGATGCGATCGTCAAACGCACGCGCGAGGGCGGGGCTGAGATTGTGGGGCTGCTGAAGACCGGCAGTGCCTTCTATGCACCCTCTGCGTCAGCAGTCGATATGGTCGACGCGATCATGCAGGACCAGAAGCGGGTGCTACCGTCCGCGGTGTTGTGCGAGGGCGAATACGGGTTGAAGAATGTCATTGTCGGGGTGCCTGTGAAGTTAGGCAGAGGCGGGGCCGAGCAGGTCATTGAGTACGAGTTGACGGCGGATGAGCGGGCGGCATTGGAGGCTTCTGCGACGGCGGTGCGGGAGCTGTGCGCGAATGTGGATCGATTGATGGCGTAG